AAAACTAAAGTAGAGGCACTGACCCACGAGGCAGGGCTTGACCCTGATTATTTTGTGCGTGTGTCTGTAGTGGGCGGTGGTTGTTCCGGTCTTTCCTACAAAATGGATTTTGACAATGAGTCGAAGAAAGACGACCAGGTATTTGAAGACAAAGGATTGAAACTCGTATGCGATCTTAAGAGTTTTCTTTACCTGTGCGGAACGGAGCTTGATTTTTCTGACGGGCTCAATGGCAAAGGATTTCACTTTGTGAATCCGAATGCAACGAGGACGTGTGGGTGTGGGGAAAGTTTCGCAGTGTGAATGATAAAAGAAATAATAAAAAAGTCTCTTCAGAAAATTGAAGAGACTTTTTTATTTTATGCATTGAAACTTTTAGTTTTTCAAATGCCCATCAAACCAATCTTTCCTCCTCTCATAACGATCACGAAGGTAGCTTGGGATGCTGAGGCCGTGGTTTTGATCGGGATAGATGATGAGTTGTGTTTCAACACCAAGACTTTTTAATGCCTGGTACATCTGTTCTGAATTGAGCAAGGGAACATTAAAGTCTTTTGCGCCGCACATAAAAAGTGTGGGTGTTTTTATTTTATCGGCGTGAAGGAAAGGCATTGAATTTTTGACGTAATTATCAAAGTTTGCCCAGGGAGTTCCCAATTCTGCTTCGTACTCCCGGATGTACATGTCGGTGCCGTAACCTGCGAGTGCATTGCCGATGCCGGCTCCGCTGATCGCACATTTAAATCGCTGATCGCGTGTAATGGTGTAGTCCGTCGCAATGCCACCATAACTCCATCCTTCCACTGCTAATTTATCCGGATTGGCAATCCCGTTTTTCACGAGATAATCAACACCTGATAAATCATCTTCAATGTCTACTGAACCCCATGCAGCAAATATCGCGGTAGCAAATTTTTCGCCTTTGGTAGTACTGCCACGTGGATTCATGGAAACGGTTACATAACCCCAGGAAGCATATAGTTGCCAGTCGAATGCCCACTCATTCTGATTCTGACTGGTAGGTCCGCCATGTATCTGAAGAATAGCCGGATATTTTTTTCCTGCTACATAATCAGCCGGCAATACCATAAAGCCACTGATCATGGTGCCATCTTTACTTTTCGATTGAAATTCTTTGGTGGTTGCCAATTGATGTCGTGAAAGCCAGCCATCATTCTGGCGAGAGAGTTTTCTGAATCCATTTTCATCCTGCACAAAAATTTCCTGTGGAATCATTGGCGTGGTGTATTGAAGGGCAATTTTATTGGCCCCAAGTAATTCATAATCGTAAACTGTATGGCGGCCGGTCATTACTTTTTTAATTTCTCCACCCTCAACAGAAATTTTATCCAGGTCAAGGTTCTGGTCGTCTTCCGCGATGAAATAAATTTCTTTGCTGTCCGGCGACCATTGCGGATTCCAAATATTACGATCGTATGATGCTGTAAGAATTTTCGCAGCACCACCTGCTACAGGCACGATCGCTAAACGTTGTGTGGCATAGTAAATCAATTTTAACGGACCACCTGCTGTGTAAGCAATGTATTTTCCATCCGGACTCCACGATGGTGCTGCTTCATAAGACGGATCATTATCATTGCCGGGATTCGTGGTGAGTTGCCGGGGCGTGGCGTTTGGCCTGGCGTCAACAACATATACATCATAGTTGTCGTCGCGGTCCCAATCTTCACGTGCGCGTTTGCTGATAAAAGCAATTTGTTTTCCATCAGGACTCCAGGAGGGAAGTTGTTCTTCAAAATCGCCGGCTACAATTCTTGAAGTGTCGCCGGTGATTGCATCCATCACATACAAATGTTTGCGGGAAGTAGTGAGGTAACCGGAATAATCTTCCTTGAAATAAAAACGATCAATCACAATTGGCACAGGTGTTTCTGTACCTTCGATGTATTCAGTAGTGTCGGTTATGTTAACGATCAGCGCAATTTTTTTTCCATCAGGGCTCCAGGCATACTCTTCAACGCCACCTTTAAAAGAAGTTGCTTTTTTTGCTTCTCCACCATTGCGATTCAACAACCAGAGTTGGCTGATTTCGTCGGTATCTGATCTTGAAGAAAGAAATGCGAGGTAATTATTATCAGCACTCCAGCGTGGTGTGGATTCACTTTCTTCTTTTGTATAGGTGAGTTGCAGCGTTGTTTTTCCATCCCAACTAGTCATCCATATGTCGGTGGTGAAATCATCTTCTTCAAAGTTGGTGGAAGAGACAGTATAAGCCACCCATTTTCCATCAGGAGAAATAGCAGGTTCAGTGACATCATGAATACTGTCTGCGTCTGCGATAGTGATGGGGTTTTTTGATGGTTGTGCAGAGCATATACTGGAAGCAATTGAAACAAGAAAAATGAAAATGACGTGGCGCATTATTATTGGTTGAGTTGAAGAATTAAGAATTTAGAATTAGGAATGGTGCTTTTTAGGTGGCCTTACAATTTATCGACAAGCTTAGTTAAGATTGGTTAGAATATCCCGATAAAAAAAAACGGGACAGGTCGGATTTCGCTCAACAATTTTAGATTTAGGAATTAAACGACTGCAGATATTTTAATCGGCTGCTGCTTATTGTTTGATTTTAACACGCTGAAGAAAAAAGTAGCGGACATCCATCGGATAGGTCTCTGCGCAAAAGCTTCACAAACTATCCGATGGATGTTCGAGTTTTAATAACCCGGATTCTGTACGAGATTTTTATTTACATCCAATTCACGTTGCGGAATGGGAAACACCATTTTATTATCGTTGTAAGGCATGGTTCCTACTACCAGGTGCAACCGTTTTACATCGTGATATTTGAATCCTTCGTGTGCAAGTTCAAGTCTTCTTTCCAGCAAAATATCATCGAGAGCAACGGTGGAAGCAGCGGCAAGTGCTGCCCTTACGTGTACTCTGTTGTAATCATCCAGGGGATTTCCACCGGTTGAAGTGCCGAGGCGCTGATTGCTTTCGGCACGAACGAGGTACATTTCCGCGAGGCGGATGACAGCGATATTCGCGTATTGATTTTTCCATTTGCCGGAAAGATAATCACCGGAACTGGTATAGAAGAGTGCTTTTCTATCATCACCTTCAGGATACAAAGCGAGGTGTGCGTCTTCAATCAAAATATCACGACGGCCACCGTTGGTAGCATTGGCAAAAAATTCATTCATCGAATTATTGCCATCCTGTTCAGAGATCTGAATAGAGAAGACAGATTCCTTGGAATCTTCCGATAGGTTAAATACATCCTTATACGCTGGAATCAGGCTATATTTTCCAGATGAAATTACACGATCCGCGGCATCGCGTGCATTTTCATAATCACCTTTTTGCAGATAGATTCTTGCCAACACCGCTGCAGCTACAAATTTATCAGCATATACATTGTTACTTTCCGGTAGCAGACTTTCAGCTTCTACAAGATCGCTGATTGCCTGCGCATAGCATTCTTCCACCGTATTTCTTGAAGGTGTAGAAGTTTCATCAATCACGATAGTTGGTGCAAGCACAATCGGCACTGCCAACTGACTGTTTACCTGGCCCACTTCATATTGTTGTCCGAAATACCTCGCCAGTTCAAAATACATCCAGCCACGAAGGCATTTTGCCTCGCCTTCTACCTGCGCGCGATCTTCTTCGTTAACTACTGACAGAGCAGAAAGTACATTGTTGCAGATATTAATGCAATTATAGGCATCTGACCAAAATGCTTCCACATCAGAATTGGCGACCAGTATCTGGCGGTTAAAAATTTCACGTGGCGCCTCAAAGGTTCCTACAAAAACCAATTCTCCTTCTCCCGCATAGAGTTCGGAATTTCTAAGAATGTTACCTCCGAATAAGTCGTCCTGCGACAACTCATCATACGCACCGACTAAAACCTGTTTCACGCCTGCATCATTGCTGAGCGATGTTGCGTTAGTGAGGTCCTGGGCAGGTTGAAGATCAAGCGTATCCTTGCAACTATTAAAAAATAAAATTACTGCCACCATGGATGCAACATGCATGGATTTTTTTATTGCATGAAATGAATGATAGGCGGTGGAATGGATGATATTCATTTTATGTTTTTTACTTTTTGTAAGATTTTTCATTTTGATTCTTTTACCGGTTAGTTAATTGGTTCGAAACAATCTGATCACAATCCAATCGTAACTCCAAACACAAAGGTTTTAGGTTGTGGTGCGCTATAAAAATCAATTCCAGCAATCACATTTGCTTCTTCCGGCAGCACATAATCTGATGTAACTTCAGGATCCCATCCACGGTAATTTGTAATAGTTAACAGGTTGTAGGCTGAGAGGTAAATCCGAAGGTTCGTCAGTTTCGCTTTTTTTATGAGGCGGCTTGAAAAATCGTAGCCAAGTGTAAGTGACTTGAGCCGGATGTACGACCCATCATCAATATAGCGGCTGGAACGCGTCTGATCGCCATTGTCAAATCCGAGTCTTGCCTGCGGTACATCAGTTATGTCTCCCGGATTCTGCCACGAATCCAGCATATGTGTTGTTTGATTATCGTAAACAGCACCATTCGATTCCATCCAATGATCTCCGTTCAGGTTGATTTGATTGCCATAAACACTCTGTGTGGCAACATCCAGTGAGAACCCTTTATACGAAAAGCTGTTTGAAAAGCCTGCGATGAAATCAGGATTCGGATCACCGAGCACTACAAAGTTGGCAAGATTGAAATCGTTGGTGGTTTCGGTGGAGCCTTCTGTTCCGTTCACATACCACAATGCATCTCCGTTTGCAGGATCCACACCGGCGTATTCTGCACCATAAAAAACGCCCAATGGTTCTCCGACTTTCACCACATTCAAAACATCAGATCCTCCATTGTCAATAATATCTTGTCCCGGCGCGAGTTCGACCACTTCATTTTTGTTGGCGGCAAAATTTATACTGGCTGTCCATTTAAATTCCCTTACCAGGATATCACCATTGACTACGATTTCCACACCATTGTTTTTCATCTTACCAATATTCTGCGTCTGCAATAAGATGCCGGTGGTGGCCGGAACAGGAACATCGAGCAAAAGATTAGAGGTGTTTTTT
The genomic region above belongs to Chitinophagaceae bacterium and contains:
- a CDS encoding iron-sulfur cluster assembly accessory protein → MITVSEKAKTKVEALTHEAGLDPDYFVRVSVVGGGCSGLSYKMDFDNESKKDDQVFEDKGLKLVCDLKSFLYLCGTELDFSDGLNGKGFHFVNPNATRTCGCGESFAV
- a CDS encoding S9 family peptidase, coding for MRHVIFIFLVSIASSICSAQPSKNPITIADADSIHDVTEPAISPDGKWVAYTVSSTNFEEDDFTTDIWMTSWDGKTTLQLTYTKEESESTPRWSADNNYLAFLSSRSDTDEISQLWLLNRNGGEAKKATSFKGGVEEYAWSPDGKKIALIVNITDTTEYIEGTETPVPIVIDRFYFKEDYSGYLTTSRKHLYVMDAITGDTSRIVAGDFEEQLPSWSPDGKQIAFISKRAREDWDRDDNYDVYVVDARPNATPRQLTTNPGNDNDPSYEAAPSWSPDGKYIAYTAGGPLKLIYYATQRLAIVPVAGGAAKILTASYDRNIWNPQWSPDSKEIYFIAEDDQNLDLDKISVEGGEIKKVMTGRHTVYDYELLGANKIALQYTTPMIPQEIFVQDENGFRKLSRQNDGWLSRHQLATTKEFQSKSKDGTMISGFMVLPADYVAGKKYPAILQIHGGPTSQNQNEWAFDWQLYASWGYVTVSMNPRGSTTKGEKFATAIFAAWGSVDIEDDLSGVDYLVKNGIANPDKLAVEGWSYGGIATDYTITRDQRFKCAISGAGIGNALAGYGTDMYIREYEAELGTPWANFDNYVKNSMPFLHADKIKTPTLFMCGAKDFNVPLLNSEQMYQALKSLGVETQLIIYPDQNHGLSIPSYLRDRYERRKDWFDGHLKN
- a CDS encoding RagB/SusD family nutrient uptake outer membrane protein → MKNLTKSKKHKMNIIHSTAYHSFHAIKKSMHVASMVAVILFFNSCKDTLDLQPAQDLTNATSLSNDAGVKQVLVGAYDELSQDDLFGGNILRNSELYAGEGELVFVGTFEAPREIFNRQILVANSDVEAFWSDAYNCINICNNVLSALSVVNEEDRAQVEGEAKCLRGWMYFELARYFGQQYEVGQVNSQLAVPIVLAPTIVIDETSTPSRNTVEECYAQAISDLVEAESLLPESNNVYADKFVAAAVLARIYLQKGDYENARDAADRVISSGKYSLIPAYKDVFNLSEDSKESVFSIQISEQDGNNSMNEFFANATNGGRRDILIEDAHLALYPEGDDRKALFYTSSGDYLSGKWKNQYANIAVIRLAEMYLVRAESNQRLGTSTGGNPLDDYNRVHVRAALAAASTVALDDILLERRLELAHEGFKYHDVKRLHLVVGTMPYNDNKMVFPIPQRELDVNKNLVQNPGY